A DNA window from Zingiber officinale cultivar Zhangliang chromosome 3A, Zo_v1.1, whole genome shotgun sequence contains the following coding sequences:
- the LOC122050505 gene encoding F-box/kelch-repeat protein At3g61590-like, with translation MAPHKPLFFRFCFHDCAFLGHLYDPCFVQWYNFDFPRLEKSIWRTSSSGGLVCLMNTNDGDRLLVGNPIKRDWKLLPRVPGGSYPQVNALALSFDRLTRNYTVVSSSMDLVAPIAELLVAAAVTLGTEASIHAYDLEPFREVGNALLLSGGSEGIVASHLDALGPLRIGDGRAYIK, from the exons ATGGCGCCACACAAGCCCTTGTTCTTCAGGTTCTGCTTTCACGACTGCGCCTTCTTGGGCCACCTGTACGACCCTTGCTTCGTCCAGTGGTATAACTTCGACTTTCCCCGCTTAGAAAAGAGCATCTGGCGCACTTCCTCCTCCGGTGGCCTGGTTTGCTTGATGAACACCAATGACGGAGATCGCTTATTGGTCGGCAATCCCATCAAGAGAGACTGGAAGTTGCTTCCTCGAGTCCCCGGCGGCTCCTACCCCCAGGTCAACGCGCTCGCCTTGTCATTCGACCGCCTCACGCGCAACTACACCGTGGTCTCCTCGT CTATGGATCTGGTGGCCCCAATCGCCGAGCTCCTCGTCGCCGCGGCGGTGACCTTGGGGACGGAGGCCTCGATCCACGCCTACGACCTCGAGCCCTTCAGGGAGGTAGGGAATGCGCTCCTCCTCTCCGGCGGCAGCGAGGGCATCGTCGCATCCCACCTCGACGCCCTTGGTCCCCTACGGATCGGAGATGGTCGGGCTTACATCAAGTAA